In Drosophila santomea strain STO CAGO 1482 chromosome 3L, Prin_Dsan_1.1, whole genome shotgun sequence, a single window of DNA contains:
- the LOC120447487 gene encoding protein snakeskin has protein sequence MVSVETVGSIFIKALKLIINLVIIFLYRWGDGGEFLGIGGTWNLNEEKSADAEIVASGVMVGFLIYTGCHTIAFAFGTTKHKGELCDTIMNVVGCIMWIAVGGVALHYWKGYMSDEGFLYVNSERQVGIAMGSLCVIEGALYLLDTVLACIHYSKGDTDYTQ, from the exons ATGGTATCCGTGGAGACTGTAGGCTCTATTTTCATCAAGGCCCTGAAGCTG ATCATCAACCTGGTGATCATCTTCTTGTACCGTTGGGGCGATGGTGGCGAGTTCCTGGGCATTGGCGGCACTTGGAACTTGAACGAGGAGAAGAGCGCCGACGCGGAGATCGTAGCCTCTGGCGTTATGGTTGGATTTTTGATATACACTGGATGCCACACCATTGCCTTTGCCTTCGGCACCACCAAACATAAGGG AGAACTGTGTGACACCATCATGAACGTGGTTGGCTGCATCATGTGGATTGCTGTGGGCGGAGTGGCACTCCATTACTGGAAGGGTTACATGTCCGACGAGGGCTTCCTGTATGTGAACTCGGAGCGCCAAGTGGGCATTGCCATGGGCTCGCTGTGTGTCATCGAGGGAGCACTGTACCTGCTGGATACCGTGCTGGCTTGCATACACTATTCGAAGGGCGACACCGACTACACGCAGTAG